The proteins below come from a single Tribolium castaneum strain GA2 chromosome 9, icTriCast1.1, whole genome shotgun sequence genomic window:
- the LOC661629 gene encoding nuclear receptor coactivator 6 produces MDPVGPWSAYASYNRLAGVQGDHHPTGAPPTTTAQLLPGSFLSPTPVGYETVFSPLFHHAGTKPTAHYVAQHRTKQSDSDYHQQPFFEQGAGWQQNSPFGILPHESVVPTTKASTYENFNAHFAAAQSLNHLNSQLAAAKSRAQSPATTKPPPAFFQTATTSNSCIVSTPSNSTVSKEYRVPQTPRTYLTSPNPQRPTLKQPQIQTKAQTKIYPELNQQNERQRNNEEPQSQSSPISFSLNYSGKRTPQFQNSNYFPQNTTSNNTNGPDCNNVVVPRRPSPLQAHSQPSPIGHAPSPAYPMYNSPMNSISSPQQTSNQVTPPSPLDVSVPRPTSQPTNVVAYPSVITRTEKTFPQNNQNCWEERRKFPTGNQANNYNTLPEQRVGQQGYFEANSGHQMALQDLSSCRGDPMSIVKNLQQQQQSCQVAQVEVKQEVKPPVKRRKSNEKAPSEVPRIPPPAHSSGAQGQPQNGAYFDFDRWNLPPPSSKIFTSQTIHQQHQGLMVPHPHGHHPPPPLPYFAPFHLPPHPSEFPSTVELTPINNYSEQNTQPSSHFPQQQQEDQPKVVVPNIEEELNFLAQGGSTTKKPMKPSEKPGSGFMSSYLKFLQGERDSSPPPATRGNRKQSSWTRSKPQINNETKPESNGTTPTVIQPSQPPVVTRLSQGDPQDDPRYFPLPKERKRNSFESDSDGISSDDDFFGNNKKFSNYDRKDKPRKKTKSNTERKKVKKPKKEEEVIPRRESTKRAAKEKINLQHLIKVDDDLEEPPEFQDSDSDPAWTPQAKEDGEEIIPISKKSRKSSAKKRRNLITAAAQGAGIHEIDGYVSDNSKKNKGSKNKQNAPPTLEDNIAASLSNNVVTNDDNPFKPGEFVVIRSELSQDWPAIWRVDGKTLLQKYEPFEQNGVTLYRNISTYTSWTPESKKQYISIPVAYKVQNHVETIVEFLRNEMTLIDQDYQQKCMRDCEGYQDNFEVYIQTLISQALDSNFLTEIFQEKDEYFLSNVKTIDDITDSKKRKLLSLLRWPPAVQAAVCTWPCFNVIREVNPSDIHTKSCAACGRLEVAVRVLMYGQPYNSTTLEGCQPDPKAMNEKNFLMCRICATRVELSNKVTHQKYLMYIECAKRVSEKRTSDPNKDTTCILNELLADENWLNQLFLEVRTSWAEIDCIEYSLKLKNSVYTQ; encoded by the exons ATGGATCCGGTGGGCCCATGGTCGGCTTACGCCTCTTATAATCGTCTTGCGGGTGTTCAGGGGGACCACCACCCAACGGGCGCTCCGCCCACTACCACTGCTCAATTGTTACCTGGAAGCTTTCTCTCCCCAACTCCTGTGGGTTACGAGACCGTTTTCAGTCCCCTTTTTCATCACGCTGGAACTAAACCCACAGCCCACTATGTCGCTCAGCACCGTACCAAACAGTCCGACAGTGACTACCACCAACAGCCTTTTTTTGAACAAGGGGCTGGATGGCAACAAAATAGCCCTTTTGGAATTTTGCCGCATGAAAGTGTGGTTCCAACCACGAAAGCGTCGACGTATGAAAACTTTAACGCTCATTTCGCAGCCGCTCAAAGCCTCAATCATTTAAATTCGCAATTAGCGGCAGCGAAATCTCGAGCTCAAAGCCCTGCCACCACAAAACCGCCTCCAGCGTTCTTCCAAACCGCCACCACTTCAAACTCATGTATAGTATCAACACCGTCTAATTCAACCGTTTCGAAAGAGTATAGAGTACCTCAAACACCCAGAACTTATCTCACTTCACCCAACCCCCAAAGACCTACCCTTAAACAACCCCAAATCCAAACGAAAGCTCAAACGAAAATCTACCCAGAACTAAACCAACAAAATGAAAGACAGCGAAACAACGAAGAGCCCCAAAGTCAATCATCCCCAATCAGTTTCTCGCTAAACTACTCTGGAAAACGTACAccacaatttcaaaattcgaattacTTTCCACAAAATACCACCTCCAACAATACAAACGGCCCCGATTGCAACAACGTCGTAGTCCCCCGTAGACCCAGCCCTCTTCAAGCCCACTCCCAACCCTCACCAATTGGCCACGCCCCAAGTCCCGCCTATCCAATGTACAACAGTCCAATGAACTCAATCTCTTCCCCTCAACAAACTTCCAATCAAGTTACACCACCGTCACCACTGGACGTCTCTGTTCCAAGGCCCACCTCTCAACCAACCAACGTCGTTGCCTATCCTTCTGTCATAACACGTACCGAAAAAACCTTCCcgcaaaataatcaaaattgttgGGAAGAACGACGGAAATTTCCGACAGGAAATCAAGCCAATAATTACAACACGTTACCAGAACAAAGAGTAGGACAACAAGGGTATTTTGAGGCGAATAGCGGCCATCAGATGGCGCTACAGGATTTGTCAAGTTGTCGTGGCGATCCAATGagtattgtcaaaaatttgcaacaacaGCAACAAAGTTGTCAAGTGGCTCAAGTCGAGGTTAAACAGGAGGTTAAACCGCCGGTTAAGAGGAGGAAAAGTAATGAGAAAGCGCCAAGTGAAGTGCCAAGGATACCACCGCCAGCACACAGTTCTGGGGCGCAAGGACAGCCACAAAACGGCGCCTATTTCGACTTTGACAG GTGGAATCTGCCTCCTCCTTCTTCAAAAATCTTTACCAGCCAAACAATCCATCAACAGCACCAAGGTTTGATGGTACCACATCCACATGGTCACCATCCACCACCTCCATTGCCATATTTTGCACCTTTCCACTTACCCCCTCACCCATCAGAATTTCCATCAACCGTCGAACTAACcccaattaacaattattcgGAACAAAATACACAACCATCGTCACATTttccacaacaacaacaagaAGATCAACCGAAAGTTGTTGTACCCAACATTGaagaagaattaaattttcttgcaCAAGGTGGTAGTACGACAAAAAAACCGATGAAACCGAGCGAGAAACCCGGTTCGGGTTTTATGAGTAGTTATCTTAAGTTCCTTCAAGGAGAACGTGATAGTTCTCCGCCCCCAGCTACACGGGGTAATAGAAAACAGTCTTCATGGACACGTTCAAAACCCCAAATAAACAACGAGACAAAACCCGAAAGTAATGGAACAACTCCAACAGTTATACAGCCCTCACAGCCACCGGTGGTTACAAGGTTATCGCAAGGGGACCCTCAAGACGATCCCAGGTATTTTCCCTTACCTAAAGAACGCAAAAGAAATAGTTTTGAAAGTGACAGCGATGGAATTAGTTCAGACGATGATTTCTTTGGAAATAACAAGAAGTTTAGTAATTACGATCGAAAAGACAAGCCgcggaaaaaaacaaaaagtaacaCAGAACGGAAGAAAGTAAAGAAACCCAAAAAGGAAGAAGAAGTTATACCGCGAAGAGAATCAACAAAACGAGCAgcgaaagaaaaaataaatttgcaacatcTTATCAAAGTCGACGATGATCTTGAAGAACCTCCAGAGTTTCAAGATTCGGATTCGGATCCGGCGTGGACGCCACAAGCGAAAGAAGATGGCGAGGAAATTATACcgatttcgaaaaaatcacggaaat CTAGCGCCAAAAAACGAAGGAATCTTATCACAGCAGCTGCACAAGGTGCCGGCATACATGAAATCGACGGTTACGTCAGCGACAATTCcaagaaaaataaaggaagtaaaaataaacaaaatgcgCCACCTACGCTCGAAGATAATATTGCGGCTTCTTTATCTAATAATGTTGTTACGAATGATGACAATCCGTTCAAG CCTGGTGAATTTGTTGTGATTCGATCTGAACTGAGTCAAGACTGGCCTGCGATTTGGCGTGTTGATGGAAAAACATTACTTCAGAAATATGAACCGTTTGAACAAAACGGTGTCACGTTATACAGGAATATTTCAACG TATACGTCATGGACTCCTGAAAGTAAAAAGCAATACATCTCGATACCAGTGGCTTACAAAGTCCAAAATCATGTGGAAACGATCGTTGAATTTTTACGTAACGAAATGACGCTTATCGATCAGGACTACCAACAGAAATGTATGAGAGATTGTGAGGGTTATCAGGACAATTTCGAAGTGTACATACAGACATTAATTTCACAAGCATTGGATAGTAATTTCCTGACGGAAATCTTCCAagagaaag ATGAGTATTTCCTGTCTAATGTGAAAACTATAGACGACATAACTGATAGCAAAAAGAGGAAATTGTTGTCGCTGCTGCGATGGCCGCCAGCGGTCCAAGCAGCAGTGTGTACGTGGCCATGTTTTAATGTGATTCGCGAAGTAAATCCGTCTGATATTCATACGAAAAGTTGTGCAGCTTGTGGTCGATTGGAAGTCGCTGTTCGAGTGTTAATGTACGGCCAACCGTATAATTCAACAACTTTGGAAGGTTGTCAACCGGATCCAAAAGCAATGAATGAAAAA aattttttaatgtgtagGATATGTGCAACGCGTGTCGaactttcaaataaagtgACTCATCAAAAGTATTTGATGTATATTGAATGTGCGAAACGTGTCAGTGAAAAACGGACTAGTGATCCAAATAAGGATACGACTTGTATATTAAATGAGTTGTTAGCCGATGAGAATTGGTTAAATCAG ttGTTTTTGGAGGTGCGTACTTCGTGGGCGGAGATTGACTGTATAGAGTAcagtttaaaattgaaaaattcagtGTACACGCAGTGA